A single genomic interval of Nostoc commune NIES-4072 harbors:
- a CDS encoding DUF6816 family protein: MLTIKAIWSFCLLLLFLLWGGDAFAGELSERLANFPQWEKLTSVQPASGDLVYPEWMAGTWQVTSTLVDLAAPLAPEIVTPGFEGNRRQLNQPVSFVVRFVKEQPSITGLKILPQIKKKSPILVADRAFNSLNLARAYLGNEAVLLVKVDPDSPNRQITFLRSSRQLVSIVTARATETTPDDKFITTEVFQQLFKGGSRPYLNSVESTTAYHKLPTANPAIEADQVTAVYLSPQDPDYFKTGSRPVALYRYRLEFIPAQLSNTPKE, encoded by the coding sequence ATGCTTACAATAAAGGCGATTTGGAGTTTTTGCTTGCTGCTTTTATTCCTTTTGTGGGGTGGCGATGCTTTTGCAGGAGAGTTGTCTGAACGGTTAGCAAATTTTCCCCAATGGGAAAAATTAACTTCCGTACAACCGGCTTCAGGAGATTTGGTTTATCCTGAATGGATGGCTGGTACTTGGCAAGTTACAAGTACTTTAGTAGATTTAGCTGCACCTTTAGCACCAGAAATCGTAACTCCAGGATTTGAAGGTAATCGCCGACAATTAAATCAGCCTGTGAGTTTTGTAGTAAGATTTGTCAAAGAGCAACCATCTATTACTGGGTTAAAGATATTACCTCAGATAAAGAAAAAATCCCCAATTTTAGTAGCAGATAGAGCGTTTAATAGCTTGAATTTGGCAAGAGCTTATTTAGGGAATGAAGCTGTGTTATTAGTCAAAGTAGATCCAGATTCACCTAATCGTCAGATTACGTTCTTGCGTAGCAGCCGTCAACTAGTTTCCATTGTGACTGCACGGGCTACAGAAACTACCCCTGATGACAAATTCATCACTACGGAAGTGTTTCAACAACTATTCAAAGGCGGTTCACGCCCTTATTTAAACTCTGTAGAATCTACCACGGCTTATCATAAACTTCCAACAGCTAATCCGGCAATTGAGGCAGATCAAGTTACTGCTGTCTACCTTTCACCCCAAGATCCAGATTACTTTAAAACTGGTTCTCGACCAGTTGCTCTCTATCGCTATCGCCTAGAATTTATCCCTGCACAATTGTCTAATACTCCAAAGGAGTGA
- a CDS encoding ABC transporter ATP-binding protein: MAKFQDIVNYFHSYWKQSVFSITASSIYEVIDLVVPYAIGQILNVLSNQPLDKPLQSAIATFSNITNYPVNKTLSLGVLLGLIFVVTVVRAPTQPWLTNWFHWDIALRVRREKAQTAIEKILTLPLEFYDENNPGRIAGRIARGISNHTFSYPEVAGQLIPKLARVLGIFLFILVIEWRIAVLYLISFVVILGLTLKDLQRLIGHETILDKYGEDTESRTSELITNIKTVKAFAREARELKRQKQRLDRELTVVESRIHKGYTILTTWQRTVIQFCVFTILGLTLAATLDGRISLGHFVMTLTLSSMAYAELEPISALAEVFARRYSPMLRFHEFLQEPTASDSASLLEESNQTESPYKFTGKVELSHLTFGYDAKRQVLQDINLLIEPYQTVALVGRSGSGKSTLVKLLLRYFEPQEGQILIDGQDIRTLDVGKYRRRLAIVHQEVDVFNGTILDNLTYGRPNASLEQVQEACRIARVDEVVQHLPKGYYTVVGERGVRLSGGQRQRLGIARALLVEPDVLIFDEATSSLDYESERSIQLAMRSIQGTCTTIVIAHRLSTVREADKIVVLEQGKIVEVGSHEELLHHEGIYHRLHSLQETGELLN; this comes from the coding sequence ATGGCCAAATTTCAAGATATTGTCAATTACTTTCACTCTTACTGGAAGCAGAGTGTTTTCAGTATTACAGCATCTAGCATTTACGAAGTTATTGATTTAGTTGTCCCTTACGCGATTGGGCAGATTTTAAACGTTTTGTCTAATCAACCTTTGGATAAACCACTTCAAAGTGCGATCGCAACTTTTTCAAACATCACCAATTACCCAGTCAATAAAACTCTATCTTTAGGTGTCTTACTGGGTTTAATATTCGTTGTCACCGTAGTGAGAGCGCCCACACAACCCTGGTTAACCAATTGGTTTCATTGGGATATAGCTTTAAGGGTGCGTCGGGAGAAAGCCCAAACAGCCATAGAAAAAATTCTGACTCTCCCACTGGAATTTTATGATGAAAATAACCCCGGACGTATTGCTGGAAGAATAGCAAGAGGTATTTCTAATCACACTTTTAGTTACCCTGAAGTTGCCGGACAGTTGATTCCTAAACTAGCTCGTGTACTAGGAATCTTCTTGTTTATTTTGGTGATTGAATGGCGAATTGCAGTTCTATATCTAATCTCCTTTGTAGTTATCCTTGGCTTAACTTTGAAGGATTTACAACGGTTGATTGGGCACGAAACTATTCTAGATAAATACGGTGAAGACACCGAAAGCCGTACTTCCGAATTGATTACTAATATCAAAACGGTGAAAGCATTTGCTAGAGAAGCTAGGGAACTGAAACGGCAAAAGCAACGTTTAGATCGTGAACTAACGGTGGTTGAGAGTCGCATCCACAAAGGTTATACGATACTGACTACTTGGCAAAGAACTGTAATTCAGTTTTGTGTATTTACAATTCTGGGTTTGACTTTAGCAGCAACATTAGATGGGAGAATTTCTCTTGGTCACTTTGTCATGACCTTAACTCTTTCTAGCATGGCTTATGCTGAATTAGAACCTATTAGTGCCTTGGCAGAAGTTTTTGCCCGTCGTTATTCTCCCATGCTGCGGTTTCACGAATTTCTGCAAGAGCCAACTGCATCTGATTCAGCTAGTCTTTTAGAAGAGAGCAACCAGACAGAATCTCCTTATAAATTTACTGGAAAAGTTGAGTTGTCCCACCTGACTTTTGGATATGATGCCAAGCGTCAAGTTTTACAAGATATTAACTTGTTGATTGAGCCATACCAAACAGTGGCATTAGTGGGGCGTTCCGGTTCTGGTAAGTCTACTTTAGTGAAATTGCTGTTGCGATATTTTGAGCCTCAAGAAGGTCAAATTCTGATTGATGGTCAAGATATTCGCACTTTGGATGTGGGTAAGTATAGACGAAGGCTAGCGATCGTTCACCAAGAAGTAGACGTTTTTAACGGTACTATATTAGATAACCTCACCTACGGCAGACCAAATGCTAGTTTAGAGCAGGTTCAAGAAGCCTGTAGAATTGCCAGAGTCGATGAAGTAGTGCAGCACTTACCCAAAGGTTATTACACCGTCGTGGGAGAACGAGGTGTCAGGCTATCTGGAGGACAAAGACAACGGTTAGGAATTGCTAGGGCGTTGTTAGTAGAACCAGACGTGCTGATTTTTGACGAAGCCACCTCTAGTTTAGATTATGAGTCTGAGCGTTCAATTCAACTAGCGATGCGATCAATTCAGGGTACTTGCACCACCATTGTTATTGCTCACCGTCTAAGTACAGTGCGGGAAGCTGATAAAATTGTGGTTCTTGAGCAAGGAAAGATTGTAGAAGTCGGTAGCCACGAAGAACTCTTGCATCACGAAGGTATTTACCACCGCTTGCACTCCCTGCAAGAAACAGGAGAACTCCTGAATTAG